In a single window of the Limnohabitans sp. 2KL-27 genome:
- a CDS encoding outer membrane protein assembly factor BamD, with protein MVPTGLVLAAGLFLSGCANTTKDVTAGWTPEKIYAEARDEANAGAWDKAITYYEKLEGRAAGTVLAQQAQIDKAYAQYKTGDKIQAIATLDRFIRLHPASPALDYAIYLKGLVNFNDNLGLFAFITRQDLSERDQKAAKDSYESFKELTTRFPDSKYAPEARQRMLHIVNALAAYEVHVARYYASRGAHVAAVNRAQQAIAEYQGVPAVEEALAILVSSYDAMGMTALRDDAKRVLEKNFPQSDYLKAGGVKKSSSWWRLW; from the coding sequence ATGGTTCCAACTGGCCTGGTTTTGGCTGCGGGACTGTTCCTGTCAGGCTGCGCCAATACCACCAAGGACGTCACAGCGGGCTGGACCCCTGAGAAAATCTATGCTGAAGCACGTGACGAGGCCAACGCCGGTGCCTGGGACAAGGCCATCACCTATTACGAAAAGCTCGAAGGCCGCGCTGCCGGTACCGTTTTGGCGCAACAAGCCCAGATCGACAAGGCCTACGCCCAATACAAAACCGGCGACAAAATCCAGGCCATCGCCACCTTGGACCGATTCATCCGCCTGCACCCGGCCAGCCCAGCGCTCGACTACGCGATTTACCTCAAAGGCTTGGTCAACTTCAATGACAACTTGGGATTGTTCGCTTTCATCACCCGACAAGATCTTTCGGAACGCGACCAAAAAGCAGCCAAGGACTCCTACGAATCCTTCAAAGAATTGACCACACGCTTTCCCGATTCCAAATATGCCCCGGAAGCACGTCAACGCATGCTGCACATCGTGAACGCACTGGCCGCCTACGAAGTGCACGTGGCCCGCTACTACGCCAGCCGCGGGGCCCATGTGGCCGCAGTCAACCGCGCTCAACAGGCGATTGCCGAATACCAGGGTGTGCCAGCGGTCGAGGAAGCATTGGCGATTTTGGTCAGCTCCTACGATGCCATGGGCATGACTGCCCTGCGAGACGACGCCAAGCGCGTGCTCGAAAAGAATTTTCCCCAATCCGATTACCTCAAAGCCGGCGGGGTCAAGAAGTCGTCCAGCTGGTGGCGTCTGTGGTGA
- a CDS encoding RluA family pseudouridine synthase has translation MDEPSALLDDGERVLEASDEEVRTCLVPVALHGQRLDRALAQMVPEFSRSYLQQLIEQGDALIDGRVVTKVSTKVRLGHQVLVTLRATPQSQAFVPEDMPIDVVYEDAHLRVINKPAGLVVHPAPGNWRGTLLNGLLALDPQACEVPRAGIVHRLDKDTSGLMVVARTRQAMDALVHLIAARDVRRQYLAIGHKAWHTPSPTKVEAAIGRDPANRLRMAVVDLTHQSGKTAATTIEVLDHNKLGCLVECTLHTGRTHQIRVHMAHMGHPLLADAVYGGAKAAGMARQALHAWHLAFVHPITGQSVDIRSPLPEDMARALSDWGLSYNATTQGA, from the coding sequence ATGGATGAGCCCTCTGCCTTGCTGGACGATGGCGAGCGCGTGCTGGAGGCATCGGACGAGGAGGTGCGCACCTGTCTGGTGCCGGTGGCCCTGCATGGCCAACGCCTGGACCGTGCTTTGGCGCAAATGGTGCCCGAGTTTTCGCGCAGTTACTTGCAGCAATTGATCGAGCAGGGCGATGCCCTGATCGACGGGCGAGTGGTCACCAAGGTGTCGACCAAGGTGCGCCTGGGGCATCAGGTGTTGGTCACCTTGCGGGCCACCCCCCAGTCGCAGGCATTTGTGCCGGAAGACATGCCCATCGATGTGGTCTACGAAGACGCTCACCTGCGTGTCATCAACAAGCCAGCGGGTCTGGTGGTGCATCCGGCCCCTGGCAACTGGCGCGGCACGCTGCTCAATGGTTTGTTGGCGCTGGACCCGCAAGCCTGCGAAGTGCCCCGCGCAGGCATCGTGCATCGCTTGGACAAGGACACCAGCGGCTTGATGGTGGTGGCCCGTACGCGCCAGGCCATGGATGCGCTGGTCCACTTGATTGCGGCTCGTGACGTGCGCCGTCAGTACCTGGCCATTGGACACAAAGCGTGGCATACACCTTCGCCAACCAAGGTGGAGGCTGCCATTGGCCGTGACCCTGCGAACCGCCTGCGCATGGCGGTGGTTGATTTGACGCACCAGTCCGGCAAGACGGCCGCCACCACCATCGAGGTGTTGGACCACAACAAGCTCGGATGCTTGGTCGAATGCACCTTGCACACCGGTCGCACCCACCAAATCCGGGTGCACATGGCGCACATGGGCCACCCCTTGCTGGCGGACGCCGTCTATGGCGGAGCCAAAGCCGCTGGCATGGCGCGCCAGGCTTTGCATGCTTGGCACCTGGCCTTTGTTCACCCCATCACCGGTCAGTCGGTCGACATCCGATCGCCTTTGCCCGAAGACATGGCGCGGGCTTTGTCCGATTGGGGCCTCAGCTACAATGCAACCACTCAGGGAGCTTGA
- the scpB gene encoding SMC-Scp complex subunit ScpB, whose amino-acid sequence MNTAQAKRVLETALLTAGQPLSLRDMRVLFDDALGADTLRQLLQDLQNEWTPKGLELIRVASGWRFQSRPELRTYLDRLHPEKPPKYTRAVLETLAIIAYRQPVTRGDMEDIRGVTINSQILKQLEDRGWVEVIGHRETVGRPGLYATTRQFLDDLGLAALDQLPMLSQVDGQTSALSGLVDELPVQPSLSLEDAINALPFEMPIVADSNDDQFPAESVGLNESQDAPSAPSDHNDDPSLSAPSDHHPDHPLNGEASSNT is encoded by the coding sequence ATGAATACGGCGCAAGCCAAGCGTGTCCTGGAAACGGCCTTGCTCACGGCAGGTCAGCCTTTGTCATTGCGCGACATGCGCGTGCTTTTTGACGATGCGCTCGGGGCCGACACCCTGCGGCAATTGCTGCAAGACCTGCAAAACGAATGGACCCCAAAGGGACTGGAGCTGATCCGTGTGGCCAGCGGCTGGCGCTTTCAAAGTCGCCCCGAGTTGCGCACATACCTAGATCGCTTGCACCCCGAAAAGCCCCCCAAGTACACCCGCGCCGTGCTGGAAACATTGGCCATCATCGCCTACCGCCAGCCGGTCACGCGCGGCGACATGGAAGACATCCGTGGCGTCACCATCAACTCGCAAATCCTCAAGCAGCTTGAAGACCGAGGCTGGGTTGAAGTCATCGGCCACCGTGAAACTGTCGGTCGCCCTGGGCTCTATGCCACGACACGCCAATTTCTGGATGATCTGGGCTTGGCCGCGCTGGATCAGTTGCCCATGCTGTCGCAAGTCGATGGCCAGACCTCGGCTTTGTCGGGTCTGGTGGACGAGTTGCCGGTTCAGCCGTCCTTGTCTCTAGAAGACGCGATCAATGCCTTGCCGTTCGAGATGCCCATCGTGGCGGACTCGAACGATGACCAATTTCCGGCCGAATCGGTCGGCTTGAATGAATCCCAGGACGCACCGAGCGCTCCTTCCGATCACAACGATGATCCTAGCTTGTCTGCGCCATCAGATCACCACCCTGACCATCCGCTCAATGGCGAAGCGTCTTCCAACACATGA
- a CDS encoding pseudouridine synthase, which yields MNQDHQDDPRSASPETPAHRSKAGGAAESVYKPIALADVVSGQFDDEEAAQEVAIDLGKRVLAPQTDSPKLHKVLAQAGMGSRLEMEKLIAEGRISVNNESAHVGQRVQYGDQIKVNGKAIHIRIDPPPARVIAYHKPAGEIVSNDDPQNRPSVFRKLPRLQNGKWQSVGRLDLNTEGLLLFTSSGELANQLMHPRFGLEREYAVRVLGALSKDEKQKLLDGVMLDDGPAQFGSIEDGGGEGSNCWYRVTISEGRNREVRRMMEAVGHAVSRLIRIRYGAMVLPHGLRRGAWLELDESDIRALMRAAGTLDRTRTPAPRPVSRTDRNDRRPRTGGQGRAGTAVPRAKPVAKPNQAPGGSGLHAKPDGPKSEAKYIGAESFNRLKKAPGGPGRGGRGSGGRSR from the coding sequence ATGAACCAAGATCATCAAGACGACCCCCGCTCGGCATCACCTGAGACCCCAGCGCACCGATCCAAGGCTGGGGGGGCCGCCGAGTCGGTCTACAAGCCAATTGCGTTGGCCGATGTGGTCTCGGGACAGTTTGACGACGAAGAAGCGGCCCAAGAGGTCGCCATCGACCTGGGTAAGCGTGTGCTGGCCCCTCAGACCGATTCTCCCAAGCTGCACAAAGTGCTGGCCCAAGCGGGCATGGGCTCGCGCCTTGAGATGGAAAAACTCATTGCCGAAGGTCGAATTTCGGTCAACAACGAATCCGCCCACGTGGGCCAGCGTGTTCAATATGGTGACCAGATCAAGGTCAACGGCAAGGCCATCCACATCCGGATTGACCCGCCGCCCGCCCGCGTCATTGCCTACCACAAGCCCGCAGGCGAGATTGTCAGCAACGACGACCCGCAAAACCGCCCCTCGGTGTTTCGCAAGCTGCCGCGCTTGCAAAATGGCAAATGGCAATCGGTGGGTCGTCTGGACCTGAATACCGAAGGCCTCTTGTTGTTCACCAGCTCGGGCGAGTTGGCCAACCAGCTGATGCACCCGCGTTTCGGTCTGGAGCGTGAATACGCAGTTCGCGTTTTGGGCGCTTTGAGCAAGGACGAAAAGCAAAAACTGCTCGACGGCGTGATGCTCGACGACGGCCCGGCGCAGTTCGGCTCCATTGAAGACGGCGGTGGCGAAGGCTCCAACTGTTGGTACCGCGTCACCATTTCCGAGGGCCGCAACCGCGAGGTGCGCCGCATGATGGAAGCCGTGGGCCACGCGGTCAGTCGCCTGATCCGCATTCGCTATGGCGCCATGGTGCTGCCGCATGGCCTGCGCCGCGGCGCCTGGCTGGAGTTGGACGAATCCGACATCCGTGCGCTCATGCGTGCTGCGGGGACGCTGGATCGGACTCGGACCCCTGCGCCGCGCCCCGTCTCACGCACCGACCGCAATGATCGGCGCCCTCGTACTGGCGGGCAGGGCAGGGCAGGCACGGCTGTTCCGCGGGCCAAGCCTGTGGCCAAACCCAACCAGGCCCCAGGTGGTTCAGGCTTGCATGCCAAGCCGGATGGCCCCAAAAGCGAGGCCAAGTACATTGGAGCCGAGAGTTTCAACCGCTTGAAAAAAGCCCCGGGTGGCCCTGGCCGTGGTGGGCGGGGCAGCGGTGGCCGCAGCCGCTGA
- the ndk gene encoding nucleoside-diphosphate kinase has product MAIERTLSIIKPDAVAKNVIGQIYARFEAAGLKVVAARMAHLSRGEAEQFYAVHSARPFFKDLVDFMISGPVMIQALEGENAIAKNRDLMGATDPKKADAGTIRADFADSIDANAVHGSDAPETAAAEVAFFFAGLNVYPR; this is encoded by the coding sequence ATGGCCATCGAACGCACCCTCTCCATCATCAAGCCCGACGCAGTCGCCAAGAACGTCATCGGTCAAATCTATGCCCGTTTCGAAGCTGCTGGCCTGAAAGTGGTCGCTGCCCGCATGGCGCACTTGTCGCGCGGTGAAGCCGAGCAGTTTTACGCTGTGCACAGTGCACGTCCTTTCTTCAAGGACTTGGTTGACTTCATGATCTCCGGCCCCGTGATGATTCAGGCTCTGGAAGGCGAAAACGCCATTGCCAAAAACCGCGACCTGATGGGTGCGACCGATCCCAAGAAAGCCGATGCTGGCACCATCCGTGCTGATTTCGCTGACAGCATCGATGCCAACGCTGTGCACGGCTCCGACGCGCCTGAAACTGCTGCCGCCGAAGTTGCCTTCTTCTTCGCTGGCTTGAACGTTTACCCACGCTGA
- the rlmN gene encoding 23S rRNA (adenine(2503)-C(2))-methyltransferase RlmN, with the protein MTANLLEFDLEGLAVFCEGLGEKRFRATQLFRWIHQRGAANFDQMSDLAKSLRQKLQAHAHVSALPVISQHMSADGTIKWLFDVGDGNAIESVFIPEDDRGTLCISSQAGCAVGCRFCSTGHQGFSRNLSTGEILAQLWFAEHFLRQHLKTEERVISNVVMMGMGEPLQNYSALLPALRAMLDDHGYGLSRRRVTVSTSGVVPMIERLSADCPVALAVSLHAPFDALRDNLVPLNRKYPLDELLQACIGYLAHAPRDFITFEYCMLDGVNDQPEHASALIDLVQKHARQGLRCKFNLIPFNPFPASGLLRSPQARVQAFAKQLQDAGLVTTVRKTRGDDIDAACGQLAGDVKDRTQVQNRMAQQRTIRWVPASSVPAQEPGDA; encoded by the coding sequence ATGACGGCCAACCTTCTCGAATTCGACCTGGAAGGTCTGGCCGTTTTTTGCGAAGGCTTGGGCGAAAAGCGCTTTCGGGCCACCCAGTTGTTCCGCTGGATCCACCAGCGGGGCGCTGCAAATTTTGATCAAATGAGCGATTTGGCCAAGTCCTTGCGCCAAAAGCTCCAAGCCCATGCACACGTTTCGGCGCTGCCTGTGATCAGTCAGCACATGTCTGCCGACGGCACCATCAAGTGGCTGTTCGATGTGGGCGATGGCAATGCCATCGAATCGGTGTTCATCCCCGAGGACGACCGCGGGACCTTGTGCATTTCGTCCCAAGCCGGTTGTGCGGTGGGCTGCCGTTTTTGCTCGACCGGCCATCAGGGTTTCAGTCGCAACCTCAGCACAGGTGAGATCCTGGCCCAGCTGTGGTTTGCCGAACACTTTTTGCGCCAACACCTGAAAACCGAAGAGCGTGTCATCTCCAACGTGGTGATGATGGGCATGGGCGAGCCACTGCAAAACTATTCGGCCCTGCTGCCTGCATTGCGCGCCATGCTCGACGACCATGGTTACGGCCTCTCGAGACGCCGTGTCACGGTCTCCACATCGGGGGTGGTGCCCATGATCGAGCGCTTGTCAGCCGATTGTCCGGTGGCTCTGGCGGTCTCGCTGCACGCGCCCTTTGATGCGCTGCGCGACAACCTGGTGCCGCTCAACCGCAAATACCCGCTCGATGAACTCTTGCAGGCCTGTATCGGCTATTTGGCCCATGCCCCGCGTGACTTCATCACCTTTGAATACTGCATGCTCGATGGTGTCAATGACCAGCCCGAGCACGCCAGCGCTTTGATCGACCTGGTGCAAAAGCACGCCCGTCAGGGGCTGCGTTGCAAATTCAACCTGATTCCTTTCAACCCTTTTCCGGCTTCGGGCTTGCTGCGCTCACCTCAGGCCCGAGTGCAAGCCTTTGCCAAGCAGTTGCAGGACGCGGGGCTGGTCACGACCGTGCGCAAAACCCGCGGTGACGACATCGATGCCGCTTGCGGCCAGTTGGCCGGTGATGTGAAAGACCGCACCCAGGTGCAAAATCGCATGGCGCAGCAGCGCACCATCCGTTGGGTGCCTGCGTCTTCTGTTCCAGCCCAGGAGCCCGGTGATGCCTGA
- a CDS encoding RodZ domain-containing protein, producing the protein MPDQTNADTLSLTPEGAATAPTTAGSLLKAARQLAGVHLAVLSVNLKVPVRQLEALEADQYPADQSPVFARALAASMCRQLRVDPAPILALMPMSSNYLEPHGAVRHAYVAPTDLGRVRRVSADVPSKARWAAGAMVVLIVVLIWAPHPSQWVWLKAVTAALTATLASPESQPESVATVITPVSEAMSPNPPAITDPSQAGGQGGPVSLPMAIPLTPGMLAAASVPVSASVPTAASVALPPELLFSALNTSWVEVRDSQNQLLWNGVLHTGDSKRLPAPHPVSVVVGRADAIEVNFKGQPLDLKPHTKINVARFEVKP; encoded by the coding sequence ATGCCTGACCAAACGAATGCGGACACCCTTTCATTGACGCCTGAAGGCGCGGCGACCGCGCCCACGACAGCGGGCTCTTTGTTGAAAGCTGCACGGCAACTGGCCGGGGTGCATCTGGCGGTCTTGTCGGTGAACCTGAAAGTGCCCGTGCGTCAGCTGGAGGCTTTGGAGGCGGACCAGTACCCCGCTGACCAAAGCCCAGTGTTTGCCCGGGCGCTGGCTGCCAGCATGTGCCGCCAATTGCGCGTCGATCCCGCCCCAATTTTGGCTTTGATGCCCATGTCGTCCAATTACCTGGAGCCGCATGGTGCAGTGCGCCATGCGTACGTCGCACCCACCGATCTGGGGCGAGTGCGCAGGGTTTCGGCGGATGTGCCCAGCAAGGCCAGGTGGGCTGCTGGCGCGATGGTGGTCCTGATCGTTGTCCTGATCTGGGCGCCTCATCCGTCGCAATGGGTCTGGCTCAAGGCGGTGACGGCAGCGTTGACTGCAACCTTGGCCTCGCCCGAGTCCCAACCCGAGTCGGTGGCCACGGTCATCACACCGGTTTCTGAAGCCATGTCCCCAAATCCTCCCGCCATCACCGATCCATCGCAGGCTGGTGGGCAGGGCGGCCCTGTGAGCTTGCCGATGGCCATTCCCTTAACGCCTGGCATGCTTGCTGCGGCCTCCGTGCCTGTTTCGGCCTCAGTGCCCACTGCGGCTTCGGTTGCGCTGCCACCTGAATTGCTCTTCAGTGCCCTCAACACCAGCTGGGTCGAAGTGCGGGACAGCCAAAATCAACTTTTGTGGAACGGGGTGCTTCACACGGGCGATTCAAAGCGCTTGCCAGCACCCCATCCTGTCTCTGTGGTGGTCGGCCGGGCCGATGCCATTGAGGTGAATTTCAAGGGCCAACCTTTGGACCTGAAGCCACACACCAAAATCAATGTCGCCCGTTTTGAGGTGAAACCATGA
- the ispG gene encoding flavodoxin-dependent (E)-4-hydroxy-3-methylbut-2-enyl-diphosphate synthase, with translation MSALSPVAIAVPAQRKSRQSKVVWGSRVVTVGGGAPVRVQSMTNTDTVDVIGTAIQVKELAIAGSEMVRITVNTPEAAEAVPHIRDQLDKMGIDVPLIGDFHYNGHRLLTDYPACAEALSKYRINPGNVGKGDKRDVQFGQMIEAAMRWNKAIRIGVNWGSLDQDLLAELMDANSQRAQPWEARQVMYEALISSAISSAQRAEAMGLDGAQIALSCKVSGVQDLISVYRELGRRTDYALHLGLTEAGMGTKGTVASAAALSVLLQEGIGDTIRVSLTPQPGEARTQEVVIASEILQSLGLRIFVPSVTACPGCGRTTSSTFQELAKQIDDFLRAQMPVWRVRYPGVENLKVAVMGCIVNGPGESKHADIGISLPGTGEAPAAPVFIDGEKRLTLRGEGIAQEFQGLVENYIENRFGSGSAEKK, from the coding sequence ATGAGTGCTTTGTCTCCCGTTGCCATCGCTGTGCCTGCCCAGCGCAAAAGTCGCCAATCCAAAGTGGTCTGGGGTTCGCGTGTCGTCACCGTCGGTGGCGGCGCCCCGGTGCGCGTGCAGTCGATGACCAACACCGACACGGTGGACGTGATCGGCACCGCCATCCAGGTCAAGGAACTGGCCATTGCCGGCTCCGAGATGGTGCGCATCACCGTCAACACCCCCGAAGCTGCCGAGGCCGTGCCGCACATTCGCGACCAGCTCGACAAAATGGGCATTGATGTGCCGCTGATCGGCGACTTTCATTACAACGGCCACCGCTTGCTGACCGATTACCCGGCTTGCGCCGAGGCGCTGTCGAAGTACCGCATCAACCCGGGCAATGTGGGCAAGGGTGACAAGCGCGATGTGCAGTTTGGCCAAATGATCGAAGCGGCCATGCGGTGGAACAAAGCCATCCGCATCGGTGTGAACTGGGGCAGCCTCGACCAAGACCTGCTGGCCGAGTTGATGGACGCCAACAGCCAGCGCGCCCAACCTTGGGAGGCGCGACAGGTCATGTACGAAGCGCTCATCTCTTCGGCCATTTCGTCAGCCCAGCGTGCCGAAGCCATGGGCTTGGATGGGGCGCAGATTGCCCTGTCGTGCAAGGTCTCCGGCGTGCAGGATTTGATTTCGGTGTACCGTGAGCTTGGCCGCCGCACCGACTACGCCTTGCACCTGGGCCTGACCGAAGCGGGCATGGGCACCAAGGGCACGGTGGCTTCGGCGGCGGCTTTGTCGGTGCTGCTGCAAGAAGGCATTGGCGACACCATCCGCGTGTCCCTCACCCCCCAGCCGGGCGAAGCCCGAACCCAAGAGGTGGTGATCGCGTCCGAGATTTTGCAGTCACTGGGCTTGCGCATTTTTGTGCCCAGCGTGACGGCCTGCCCAGGCTGTGGCCGCACGACCAGCAGCACCTTCCAGGAGCTGGCCAAACAAATTGACGACTTTTTGCGCGCCCAAATGCCCGTCTGGCGTGTGCGCTACCCTGGGGTCGAAAACCTCAAGGTGGCCGTGATGGGCTGCATCGTCAACGGCCCTGGCGAGAGCAAGCACGCCGACATCGGCATCAGCCTGCCCGGCACCGGCGAAGCGCCTGCAGCCCCGGTGTTCATCGACGGTGAAAAGCGCCTGACCTTGCGCGGCGAAGGCATCGCGCAAGAGTTTCAGGGGCTGGTTGAAAACTACATTGAGAACCGATTCGGTTCCGGATCTGCTGAGAAAAAATGA